One window from the genome of Salvia miltiorrhiza cultivar Shanhuang (shh) chromosome 7, IMPLAD_Smil_shh, whole genome shotgun sequence encodes:
- the LOC130993587 gene encoding F-box protein At1g70590-like codes for MKQKLRPLRKSVSPRSLIKKQKNSYACAKTSKPPKLSQFNPSPDLPSSSSSNSLPIPDFSAIPYDALVRIAVSFTLPDLRAASLVCRAWRDALKPLSEAMVMFKWGKKFKHGRGGVQPNLDKALDSFLKAAARGSILAMVDTGLIYWERGKIEDAIVWYRKAAELGDPAGQCNLAISFLQANPPNTKEAVEWLYKASSAGHARAQYQLALCFHQGQGVEQSVQEAACWYARAAEGGYARAMYNTSLCYSLGEGLGQSDTLGRKWMRRAADHGHSKAQYEHGLALISEGDTMNAAVYLELAARAGEMGAAAARDAALDQLSPTSRNRAVLLAHKWRASC; via the exons ATGAAGCAGAAGCTACGGCCTCTTCGAAAATCAGTTAGCCCCCGCTCCTTGATCAAGAAGCAAAAGAATTCCTATGCTTGCGCAAAAACCTCGAAACCCCCAAAACTCTCCCAATTCAATCCGTCACCAGATCTGCCTTCCTCGTCCTCTTCAAATTCCTTACCGATTCCCGACTTCTCGGCCATCCCGTACGACGCATTAGTCAGAATTGCGGTGTCGTTCACGCTGCCGGATCTGAGGGCGGCGTCACTGGTTTGCAGAGCGTGGAGGGACGCACTCAAGCCGCTGAGCGAGGCGATGGTTATGTTTAAGTGGGGGAAGAAGTTCAAGCACGGACGCGGAGGGGTGCAGCCTAACTTGGACAAGGCTTTGGATAGTTTCTTGAAGGCAGCGGCGCGTGGGTCCATTCTCGCTATGGTGGATACGGGTTTGATTTATTGGGAAAGGGGGAAGATAGAAGACGCGATTGTTTGGTATAGGAAAGCCGCCGAGCTTGGTGATCCCGCTGGACAATGTAATTTGGCTATCTCTTTTCTGCAAG CTAATCCTCCAAATACCAAAGAGGCCGTTGAGTGGCTGTACAAGGCTTCCAGTGCCGGCCATGCTCGGGCTCAATACCAACTAGCGCTTTGTTTTCATCAAGGTCAAGGGGTGGAACAAAGTGTACAAGAAGCG GCCTGCTGGTATGCAAGAGCTGCAGAGGGGGGATATGCGCGTGCTATGTATAATACATCCCTATGCTACTCACTCGGCGAAGGTTTGGGGCAGTCTGATACGTTGGGTAGAAAATGGATGAGGAGGGCAGCCGACCACGGTCATAGCAAAGCTCAGTACGAGCATGGATTGGCCCTCATTTCG GAAGGCGACACAATGAATGCTGCGGTGTACCTGGAGCTGGCCGCTAGGGCAGGGGAAATGGGTGCAGCAGCAGCAAGAGACGCTGCGCTCGACCAACTCTCACCAACTTCTCGAAATAGAGCCGTGCTTCTTGCGCACAAATGGCGTGCTTCGTGCTGA
- the LOC130993588 gene encoding uncharacterized protein LOC130993588, producing MEMTLSRGQWMRRHLATLCFPLQPLHSSSFSPIRFLNPPSISHSLYSFPFLSNGPSLSFSAAATLQSTISSNPKGGDESIEIPMKGSMVILKEMRYHELQKWVQSHGYRPAQAMMLWKRLYGNNIWAHCHEELEGLNKDFKKMLSEHAEFKALHLKDIVTASDGTKKILFTLEDGLVIETVVIPCRRGRTTVCVSSQVGCAMNCQFCYTGRMGLKRNLSAAEIVEQAVFARRLLSHEVGNITNVVFMGMGEPLHNIENVLKAADILVDEQGLQFSPRKVTVSTSGLVPQLKRFLKESDCALAVSLNATTDEVRNWVMPINRKYNLELLLGTLREELLLKRNYKVLFEYVMLAGVNDSVEDAKRLINLVQGIPCKINLISFNPHCGSNFKPTKDEKMIEFRNILAAARVVVFLRTSRGDDQMAACGQLGEPGEIQAPLFKVPPKFRPVLDSSLAT from the exons ATGGAGATGACGCTGAGCCGTGGGCAGTGGATGAGGCGGCACCTCGCAACCCTCTGTTTCCCCCTTCAACCTCTTCACTCTTCCTCTTTCTCACCAATTCGCTTTCTCAATCCCCCATccatctctcactctctctactCCTTTCCATTTCTCTCTAATGgcccttctctctctttctcagccGCTGCCACTCTTCAATCCACTATCTCCTCCAACCCTAAAG GGGGCGACGAAAGTATTGAGATTCCAATGAAGGGTTCAATGGTTATTTTAAAAGAGATGAGATATCACGAGCTTCAG AAATGGGTTCAGTCGCATGGGTACAGGCCTGCTCAGGCTATGATGTTATGGAAACGCTTGTACGGAAACAATATCTGGGCTCACTGCCATGAAGAATTAGAAG GTTTGAACAAGGATTTCAAAAAGATGTTGAGTGAACATGCTGAATTCAAGGCACTACACTTAAAGGATATTGTTACAGCTTCAGATGGAACCAAGAAG ATACTGTTCACTTTGGAGGACGGACTAGTGATAGAAACCGTCGTGATTCCTTGCCGTAGGGGCCGGACCACAGTATGTGTTTCTAGTCAAGTGGGGTGTGCTATGAACTGTCAGTTTTGCTACACCGGGAG AATGGGACTGAAAAGAAATTTATCTGCTGCCGAGATAGTGGAGCAGGCTGTGTTTGCAAGGCGATTGCTTTCACATGAAGTTGGTAACATAACAAATGTTGTATTCATG GGGATGGGCGAACCACTTCACAACATTGAGAATGTTCTAAAAGCTGCTGACATATTGGTAGACGAGCAAGGTCTTCAATTCAGTCCTCGTAAAGTTACGGTTTCGACTAGCGGCCTTGTTCCACAATTAAAGCGTTTCCTTAAAGAATCTGACTGTGCATTAGCTGTCAGTTTAAATGCTACTACAGATGAG GTCAGAAATTGGGTCATGCCAATCAACCGCAAGTATAACCTTGAGCTACTTCTTGGAACACTTCGGGAGGAACTTCTCTTGAAACGCAACTACAAGGTCTTATTTGAATATGTAATGCTCGCTGGAGTTAATGACAG TGTCGAAGATGCTAAGCGGTTGATCAATCTTGTCCAAGGCATTCCTTGCAAGATTAATCTAATATCTTTCAACCCCCATTGTGGGTCAAACTTTAAGCCAACCAAAGACGAGAAGATGATTGAGTTTCGCAACATACTTGCTGCAGCAAGAGTCGTGGTTTTCCTACGAACCAGCAGAGGCGATGATCAGATGGCTGCCTGCGGCCAGCTTGGCGAACCTGGTGAAATCCAGGCTCCCCTGTTCAAAGTCCCACCTAAGTTTCGACCTGTGCTGGATTCTTCGCTCGCAACGTAG